The Ostrinia nubilalis chromosome 27, ilOstNubi1.1, whole genome shotgun sequence genomic interval ctcctgagtgcagttgctgcgtacttgaataaatatttttgatttctgAATAGGGCTTTTTGGCATTCATCAGCGAAATATCTATTTAGTGCTTACCACAGTTAGTGGccgaggtatgggagcggcgtGGGAGGGTGTATTTGTGacatcaaacgtcagcgagacttcagatctccttatgatttttaaatttttggaatgcgtaactgcctagctcgcataaatatttataactatgtatatcTTAAAGcggccgtgtggtgacggcagagtagaatacatttgtcaccaacccctactcttcccgcgggtgtcgtaagaggcgacttagggactacacatcaaacagagaacgggcagcagcgctctctgacaaacatcaatcttttaaactgcgatctccaacccgcctgccaagcgtggggattatggcaaaaccctctactatagtggaggaggctcatagtccagctgtggactgtaaagggctgttgatgatgatgatatcttAAAGTCTGTAAacttttgaaaaagaggctgacaatagtgactgagtttcttgcgctgcttcttctcagcactggcccatttattgtcctgaagcagtggtagggttaatactgagacgtgtaaaagtgcttttttaaagcctatttgcagaaattaatgagttttatgagtttttatggtctgtcacgtcataatgtgtcaatgtcacccctcttGAGCCGCTGccgtacctcaggcactgaacatggacctataaaaaagtcggacggattctcatcaacaaaatactgtgacatcaggatacaccagcttgcctgtacgtacaggccggcacgcacacattcacaccctgatacaccacttcgagtgcaaacttcacacagttgacacatttaagcagcgaaaaaacaacacgaatacgacatgtcttgtgtgatgaaattgtgtaaaaaccgttctgttcgaacaaacaaaaattaaggaatcacatttcacaggcaaaataataatccaatcacttatttcccgatattaaaatattgaaattaattgaaatcaaacgtcattcactcgaaaaaataatacgtcaaagaccagtgttctcagttatttacgtgggaaaattacccgaaataagggaaattaataataattttaggactttttagttatttattacgcatactatggaaataaaataatttatcataataattgtgttttaatgggatatattttcataggcaaatttgatccttcccaaaaatgtggaactgcaaaatcaaaattttcctacattgattgcaagtcagtgtcaggttgtatgttaaaaaaaatctttcagagataataataatatattgatgatgcataagattatgattataatgtacacaagattcgtaatttgtaactgcgtgaatcatttttgatcaacattatgtacataccctgacacactgacttgcaaacaatgtaagaaaatttgaacattgaaaatttcgcgcctacctcaacgcattcacctttcatccttttaaaatggcacggaataattctgtctacatttccaagtaacatctgccgatctatgtttttcttaaaataaatgggtaaaatgttttggctaacatggcatccctaaattcactcacacaatagacaaacgccaaaattttgcgtcacagttttgttgtagcgcgagttccgtccgcctttttttataggtccatggcaCTGAATGAGTTAAGTGCTACCCCTATAACCATCTATATCTAGAATCTAGATTCTATACTGACATTTCATTAGCGAGAAAATGTGACTAAAATCAGATTAAATCGTGCCGGATATCAAAATTACTGTTTATTATAACAAGTTGTTATTAGATATAAATTACTAGTTAATCTTGGGTTAATTTAGCTGAATTACTATGTTTACCGGCTTGTTTAACGATTTAGTATAAGTATTagttattatgaataaaatcCAATTTATATGGATCTGATATCAATGCATTTGACTATACTTTAGTACcggttttctttaataaatccTAATCCAATTTCGTCTGTCAACTGTCGAATTACAAtttgtttttggtcaaaatatctACGGTTTTCAAAGTTTATACAAGAAAGTGTAAACGAATCGAAAATTGTGGATATTTGATCGAAAAATGATTGAAATTTTACAGTTGATTTGGATTAATAGAAAACCGGCCTAGGTCTATAAAATCTATTATTTCTCTACAGAACCAATATCTGAATTCTCAAAATAGTATTGATCGCTTGGTATAGGGATACCTACTAAATGAATGATCGCTTCTCGGCCTTTTGGCTAAGATCAAAGTGTAGTGTGTACTTAATGAATGTATGTACAATTTGTACGAAaatgttgttattttttttaatggaaaCCTTGAACTTTATTCTCTTGGGGTGTGTAGTAATTAAACAGCAGTAGAATCAATCCGTTTTGTTAGCCCTCGCCTTGTAGAGTGGAcctgtatatttagatttcATAGTTTTTTAGGTAGGATAAGGATTAGGACATTATAAAGAGTATATTTTACTAATAAAATCACGTAATTTGTAtaacttgtttttatttacactttGGCAGTGATGGCATGACATTTGTAGATATTTACAAAGAGAGTTACATATTGAGAcctttgtgtttattttttattgagcaAGCTTCCTTCCGTTTGACGTTGAGGTTGGTAATACTACGCGttatgttggcaacactgctcATTGAATTCAATTATCAATGTTGCCACCACACGCACTCTTCACATCGCCAGCTAGTGTGCCACTAACCGACAAGGTATTGCCATTATTAATAACTCgttaaaaatatcgatatatcaaAATAACGTAACGTTATTTTCAAAATACCGGTATTAACGGTATGTTAATTAACGGTTATTAATAACGGCGGTCGTTGTCCGTTTACCAAGCGCGGTAGCCAAGGCCGTGGACGCCGAGACCAAGACCGTAGGGGGCGGCGGCGACGTAGGGAGCGGCGGCGACGTAGGGGGCGGCGGCGTAGGGGGCGATACCAGCAACTCCTGGAGGCAAAAGAGGCAAAAGTTTTACTTACtgcggtttttttttatgattctATCGCGTGGGTTGTAAGGAGAGAGGTTTATGGTCTTCAGTAAGCGTCTGTGACACTGCATAATAGGAACTAAACAGAGAGAGAGAAAGATGCTTTTGGGTTCTATTTAAAGCATGCCAAAAGATATCGTTAGAGAGAACTCTTTCAACAAGACAACAAGAGTTTCTCTGATAGTGGAAACTCACGATTGATACGACTACCGATTACCAATCAAGGAAATgcaaaatatgcttttaaaatTACAGACTGAAACGTTTCAAGTGAATGCAGCAGATCCATTAAGTCAAGCTGGATACTTTTAGCCATTGAGCAAGTTTCATATAGAGTACTAAAAGGGCTGTTAAATTCGGGTCACCCATCCAAGGTAGCTTGATCAGCACTTACCGAGGTGGGCGGCACGGGCAGCGTGGGCAGCACCATCGATGGCGGCGGCTTGGGATTGGGCGGCGGCGACAACGTTCTGGGAGTGAGCCACTCCGTTCCAGTAAGCGTTCTCGTTGATGTCACGGCTGGCCTCGGCAACCTGGGGAAGAAAGGCGTTGATGAATACCATGTTGGCAAATCCTTAGTACCGACTGCAATGATTAAAGGACATTAGCAAAAGTGGTAGTGAGAGTTTGCACTAGGTGGAAGTTGAATCATTAACTGCGAActcctatgtttttctgattaatttcgatgCTGGtcaaatgacagtttaactttccacaAGATCGAtcaatcctggctacacagtagCTCCAGAAAGAGATGGTGGGAATATCCGTTTTTGGCAGGATTCCCTTTAGGATCAGGGAACCTACATTACTGGATCTCGCAATACTGGATTGCAGTGAGAAAAGGCCCTCAATCCTCAGTGACTGCATTGCCGTGCGAAGGGGCCTTGTTGGGCCGTGTTGATCTGGGCTGAACTGAGCCTGGATTTCAGTAGCCATAGGACTGTAGAAGTAGCTCTAACCTGTCTCACTACCTCAGTGTTGAACTGAGCTGGACTGGGCCTGGCTTACAGTAGCCATAAGCTTGAGGAACTGACCTGTCTCACTGCCTCAGTGTTGTACTGCACAGCAGCCTCGGCGGCGCGCGCTTGTCCTTCCACAGCGGCGCGCGCGTGGTCCTGCGCAGCGACGCTCGCGTCGATGGCCGCGGCCTGGGCATCGCCGTGGTTGATGCCGGACAGAAGCGCGATCAAGCCAAGGGTGGAGGAGACCAAGGAGAAGTACAGGGATGGAAAAGGGAAAGAGGACCACTCTTGTCCCGTCTTAGTGCCTTAGACTGAGCCTGGTCTGGAAACCAATTGAAGAAGTGACAATGGAAGATGCT includes:
- the LOC135084976 gene encoding cuticle protein 1-like; the encoded protein is MRFLIAFAAILGYASASVIAPLVYGINHGDAQAAAIDASVAAQDHARAAVEGQARAAEAAVQYNTEAVRQVAEASRDINENAYWNGVAHSQNVVAAAQSQAAAIDGAAHAARAAHLGVAGIAPYAAAPYVAAAPYVAAAPYGLGLGVHGLGYRAW